DNA from Acidobacteriota bacterium:
GGGTTCAGGGTTCAGGGTTCGAAAGTATTGATTCCGAAGTACCAGGCACCAGTCACCTGGCACCAAAGGCGAAACGATACTGCATGTTGGCTTCAATTGCCAAACTCGATCAGGACTTTTGTTCCGTTGTTGCAGGGCCGGATGGTGTTGCCTGAACGCAGAAGTGACGGGATTCCGACGGGATCCAACGATTTGCGCAACTTTTTGACCACCTTGCAGCTCTAACCAGATAGTCCGAACTCATTCCCCTGAAATTTCAACCATTGTGAGGACCATTTGAATATGTCAGTTCCTGCTGTACGTCGCTTTACGTTCGCGTTCTGGCTTGTTTTTTGGGGACTACTGGCTGGCTCAGGACAGGCTCTCGGAGCGCAATCCGGGCCAATTCCGCCGATTCAATCCGGATATGGTGCCAACGGCCCCTACTCCATCAAAGTTGAAACTCTCCCCAGCCCCCAATTTTCCGGCCAAAACGTCACTGTTTACTTCCCAACCGAAACAACTACCCCTTTACCCGTCGTGTTTTTCGCCCACGGGTTTGGAGCGATCAATCCCCGGACCTACGAACCGTTCATCAAACACATCGCCAGCCGTGGCTACATTGTCGTCTATGCCCCCTATCCGGTTACCAGCCCAACCATTCAGGAACGCTATCAGGTGTTGCTGGCCGGATTTGTGGAAGCAGCCAGTACCTATCGCTCCCGTATGGATTTAAGCCGGGTTGGTTTTGTCGGGCATTCGTTTGGCGCAGGTGCGACGCCAGCCATTGCCTACCAGGGAATCACCCAGCAGGGTTGGGGATCCGCCGGCGTGTTTCTGTTTATGCTGGCACCCTGGTATTCCTATGACATCACGCCTGAACAACTGAGCAATTTCCCGCCTCAAGCCAAACTGATTGTTCAGGTCTATGATGACGACACCGTCTGTGACCACCGTATGGCCAAAGATATTTTCACCCACATTTCGATTCCTGACAGTGAAAAAGACTATGTTGTGTTATTCAGCGACAGGTCCGAAGCGCTGGATTATCAACTCAAAGCCGATCATGTGACCCCAACGGCAACCAACCCCGGTCGTTCAGGAGACCGATCCAACGCGCTTGATTTCTATGGCGTCTGGCGGTTGTTTGATGCCCTGGCCGAATACACGTTTCAGGGTACCTCCGATGCCAAAATTGTGGCACTGGGAAATGGAAATGTTGATCAATCGAATATGGGCACCTGGCCGGCGCCTGAAAATCGTCCGGTCAAGCCGCTTCTGGCAACAGATTCGCCAGTTATCACCCATCCGGAAAGTGATTTTGCTTATGGATTCAGCAATGTGCTCAATCCCCGGCGCGGATTCGGAGACGTCAATACCACATCACCGGTCGTTTCAAATGTCACTTTATCAAATACAAAGATTATCAGACGAAGAGACTCAACTGTGACTATCACCTGGACTTCAACTGACGATCAGCAGGTGATTTCCCACGATCTCAGCTTTGCCAGCAATGGCACTGACTTTTCCACTGGGATTGTTTCGGGTCTTTCTGGCACGACTCAGGCATTTACCTGGAGCCTCCCCACCGATATTGAACCAACCAAAACCGGTGTGGTCAAAGTCATCGCCCAAGACGCAGCGGGAAACTCCGGTCAGGCACTGTCGGGGAAAATAAAAATCAGATAAGTTATATCAGTTTGTAGTCAGTAGTCAGTAGTCAGTAGTTCACTAAGTTTATTCGATTGAATCACTTGACTATTCTCTTATACTGGAATTTCATTGCAAGTTGGTATTCAATGAAGGAATGCCCAAACACACAATTTTACTCTGTTGCGGAAAGGTCGGCTTTCGCCCGAATGGGCGCCGGAAAGTAGCCGGCGTGGAAGCCTGCGTTGAGGCGCGCCTGCCGGAATACAATTGATTGTTCCTTGTTCAAAGCCGTGGTGAAATGCGCTCCACGGCCTCTTTTGATGTCATGACCGGAATGACTTCAAAATCAACCAGATCGCTCCAGTTCCCGATCCATTCGTCAAGCAATGCCCGGTCTTCGGTTTCCATCACCTGATAACAACAGTGGAAGTGCTCGTCTACCCAGCTTGAGACGTAGTTGAGCCCTTCCGGTGCGAGTCGCCCGTTCTCTCTGAAACGGCGATACACCAGCAGGGCGTCCTGGTTTTTGAAGCGTTCGATCACCATGTACAGCATAGAAAATACAGATTCCTCAGCGAGAGTAAGCAAGCTGCCTGAATTTACCTGGCTGGCTCTGAAATCAGCGAAGGAGATGCCAGCCAGGCGTCTAATTTCTGACGCAACACCGGAAAGGTTTTCATTCCCCAAATCGTGTCTTTGGATTCATTGTCGGAAAACATCATCAGGGTTGGGATTTTTGCAAGTTCGAACCGACCGACACAGTCACGATTTTTATCAACATTGATCTTGACGATTTTGACCCGCCCGGCGAATTCGGCGTCCAATTGTTCGAGAACGGGGATCAACGCCCGGCAGGGACTGCAACACGGAGCATAAAAATCAACGAGCACTGGTTGATCTGATTCAAAAACTTCGGATTCAAAACTTTGGGTAGAAATCTCTTTGACTGGCATACATGAAAACTCCTGCGATACTGAGGTTCAAATTGCTCCCTGGACGGTCAGGTGATCCGAAAGCTTTTTCTTCGGAATGTAAATCTGTCTGAATGACTATTTCCCAGGCAAATGTGATGCCAACCCCTTGAGATTTGTTCCCTCCCGGTCCGAATGGATCCGGGAAACCTTCAATCTTGACTTGCCTGCCTTGATCCTGATCTGGAGAACTACAGCTAAACCTTTGAACAACCTGGACTTCCCTGGCATTACCCAACCTGATTCCCAAAGCCTGAACTGTGAATCAACCGCATCATACTCCAAGCCGATTTTGTTTCACAACTGCTTCTTTGGCGGAATGAATCTCGCCGAATGTAATTTAAAACATACAATTAAATTACTTTTTAACCTTCTATTCAAAGAGGCCCCTAAGGGATTGTAAAAAATCAACTTCCCGTTTTTGTTTGGGGGCAGGTATTTGAATTGAGCATCCGAACGGCACTACTTCACGGTGCAAAACCAAAACCTGGACGTAACAGGACGCCCGTGCTCCCAGGAGCTTATTTTTTAACGCCCTCTAAGTTGTTGATAAAAATGTATTTCCCTCAGCCTTCAGCCCCTTACCTTTAGCCCCAAATGCAATGGCGGCAAAAACGTCAGAATTGAAAAACCTGGATTTCCCCAAATCCCAGGCCCTAAATGGACGCTTTGTCGAAATAGTGCAACTTCCGAGTGTATTTTTTGTGAGCGGCTGCGGCTACCTGACGCACCTCTTCCACCGGGTCACTGGTCGCCAATCGGAGGAGTTCATCCAAAACCTGTGGATCTTCTGAATAATAGCCAACCGTTTCAGCCGCTTTTGAGCGAACAAATACATCTTCATCAGAAAGTAATTTTGGCAATGCCCAGGCAAGCTGTTGTTCGGTAAACCAATTCACCCCCATCATCGCTGCAATCTTCCGTACCCAAGGATACTCAGCCTGTAGCAAAATCAAGTAGGCTGCCACTTTATATTCCACTCCTGGCTGACTCAATTCCCTGGCTGCTCTAATTCGCATACCTGAAGTTTCTGGCAACATTCCTACCAACACATTCGCCGCAGCTTCAATTCCCACCCGTTGACTCAATCCCTCTAGTGCCGCATCCTCCGACTTCCGCCGTAGCATACCTAGCACCGGTGTAAACCTGGAGGTTGGTTTTTGTTTGGTATTATCAGACAAGTTTCCAAAGGCTTGCCTGATCGCTTCCTGGTATGGCATTACCTCCGGTCGTTCTTGCTGATTCATCGAATCCAACCAGTTATTGAGTTTTTTTGAATGCTCATCCTTCAGTTTTTTCACATAAGCCAGCCCGCGTGCCCGTAATCTCAAATTGATGTAAGTCAATGATTCTGGGAGATTTTCAAGCGCAGCATAAAGCATCTCCGGCTTTGAAACCAAACCCAATGTCATCGGAAGGACTTCGAGCTTGTCAGTAAACTCCGGGTTGAAAAAGGCGCGGCAAAAGAGTTTTTCAAAGTTGGGATGGATGGCTAGCGCAACAGCGGCCAGATATTCCTGAATCGTTAAGTGTGAAAAAGCAAAGACATTCGGGCCGACTTCGCGAAGCAATGGCGTGGCCTGTGCATCTTCTGCCAGATGATACGGGTCAACCTCTGAGTGAAATTTTCTGGCTAGCTTCACCAGTTCGTCGCCGGTAAATACCAGCCGTTTTGAAAGCCCGTCTGTTTCCTGTTCAAAAAATCGCTCAAAGGCCACAAATTGGAGAAATTCACGTTTGAGTGCGCCCTTTGGGTCATCCAGATGGAACCGTTTCACTCCTTTTTCAGCATCAAGCACGGTCACAAAATCAAAAACAATCCGGCGATAGAGTTCCAGTTTGCTGCTGATGACCAGTTCCTGGTTGGTAAAC
Protein-coding regions in this window:
- a CDS encoding DUF3303 family protein — protein: MLYMVIERFKNQDALLVYRRFRENGRLAPEGLNYVSSWVDEHFHCCYQVMETEDRALLDEWIGNWSDLVDFEVIPVMTSKEAVERISPRL
- a CDS encoding redoxin domain-containing protein, coding for MPVKEISTQSFESEVFESDQPVLVDFYAPCCSPCRALIPVLEQLDAEFAGRVKIVKINVDKNRDCVGRFELAKIPTLMMFSDNESKDTIWGMKTFPVLRQKLDAWLASPSLISEPAR